AGTTTTTTGATCTGATTATTAGATTACTGAATAGACAATTTCTCAAGCTGCATGTCAGTAATTGGGCATTCAGCATTTATTAGCATGATGTATAGACCCGCAAGTTGCAGCTTGAATGTATCAGCTGTCAGCACACATGCATGGCTTGCAGGTTATACAGCTCCTTATTTCATTATTTCATTCTGTGAACAGAGGAGTTTGGATATGACGTCAGTTTCGGATAAAACATTTGAAGCGGTCAGAGAAATCTCAGGGATAACAGGTCAGAGATTTGGCAGTTAGCGGCAGGGGTTAGCGGCGATTATTAATTACTGAACCAGAAAACTTCGATGTTTGATGTTTGATGGTATGTATACATTCACCTTTTAGAACTCATCAAGCATTGTGAACAAGCAATAGAATCTCGAATAGTACAGGCGGAAACCGTCGTTGGGAGGTTGACATGCTGGCTCATTATCAACTTAATAATGTAATATTTAATATTGCTGGTGCAAGTCGGCGTTTTTTGTCTGCAGTTGCGCTGTCAGCTCGGTAGAAGTACTGGTTTTCTTCCTATGGCTGTCGAACGTAACGTTACCCTCTTTTTTTAGTGTATTGTGGTTCTGCGGTCCGTTGCATGTTGTACGCTGGATATCGCCGCAGTTTGAAACCGATCTTAGATCAGAAGCGGCTTTTTAGGCATATATTTTATAATTGTTTATTTCCGGAAACAGCAGAACCCTTTTTCTGCGTATTGCAATGGCCAAGAACGCAGAGGTCAGAGATGCTCGCCGCTTGCCGCTTTTCCCGCTAGCTGCTTTTGCCGAGCCGAGCGGCTTTGACACCATTCAGCAGTAGTCCATTGGTCGTCATTCATTATTGCCGTGTTACATGGAGGGTCGCGGTCGCCACTTACGCACTTTTATGACTAAAATGACGTTTAGCACTAGCGGGATTCGAGGGTTCAGCCGAAACGAGGCCTTTATGACAGCGTGTTTATCGATAAATAACCGGCGTGATATCCCACCTTCGCGTCGGTCTGCCCCGATTAATCATCGACGATGGCAAAGATAAAAATTTTTGATCGCTTTGGGTAATGCGGGGTCGGATAGGAAGAGAGGCGGAGAAACATCTCATCAGGGTCTGCGAAAAGTGGGGTTTGGCTGTATCTGGGCATGCGGGGAAGAACTAGCGATGAGCTCGAAAACAATCGATTGCTTTTCCGCTGTCAACATATAAACACCCAAAGCCTGCACAATGCTTTTgttttctcttcttcatctacgtgtttttttttgttcATCTTAATTCTCACCGTACAGACGATCATTTTTGTCCAGTAAGCAAATTTAGGGACATTCTTTCGCCTATCGCGCCTCCACCCCACACAACATGTCGAGCAACGAGAAAAGCCCAGTAGTCGGGTCGGGCAAGATCGTTACTTATGGTGGTCTTCACGGTAACGCCTTGCTCTATGCTATTGTTGGCACCGCCACTACAGGTTTCAGTCTTTTTGGCTATGTACGTTCCATCGTTTCCGTCGCCACGTGAATGTGATAACTGACTATTATATGCAGGACCAAGGTATGTAACAACGGATGGACTCTCGAGTTGTGGAACTGAAGTGAGCTTGTCTGTCGGATAGGTCTTATGTCTGGTATTATTGCCTCAGATCAGTTCAACACGGAATTCCCTGCCGTACGTCATACCTCAATTAAACCAATATCATGCTGACTCTCCTTTTTGATAGACTCATCAACGTGACGCCAACGATGTACATGCCGGTACCGTCCAAGGTAGTGTGACCTCGTGTTACGAAGTTGGTTGTTTCCTAGGTGCCCTTTTCGCCTACTTCTTTGGCGAACGTATGGGTCGTAGACGGGTCATGCTTATGGGCGCCGTTATCATGATCATTGGAACCATCATCTCTGTGTGCGCCTTTGGTCCTGGAGACCCTAGAGGCAATGTCGGCGGTTTCGTTCAGTTCATCGTCGGTCGTGTGATCACTGGCGTGGGAAACGGTGCGAATACTGCTACTATCCCTTCTTGGGTTGCCGAAAGTTCCAAAGCACACAACCGTGGTTTCTTGATTTGTATGGAAGCTTCTACAGTTGCTGTTGGTACCGTCATCGCCTACTGGATCGATTTCGGTCTTTCTTTTGTGAACGTAAGTGCCATCTGTGATGGACGTTTTCCAAGTCGTTTGTCGGCGACCTAACGCCATGATTTTAGAGTTCCGTCTCTTGGCGATTTCCCATTGCTTTGCAAATCCTTTTCGCCCTTATCCTTATCGGCGGTGTTATGGTTCTTCCCGAGTCCCCACGTTGGTTGCTTTCCCATGGCTACGACCATGAAGGTTTGAGAGTCATTGCTGCTCTTGATTCCAAGGCCGAGGATGATCCTGTTGCTATTGCGGACAAGAACAAGGGTAAGCACAATGTAGTGGGAAGCAATGTGGATCAATGCTAATCTTATTACAGTTTCTGACGCCATCGCTGCTCAGCAAAGTGCCAAGTCTAACAGAAAGAGGGACATCTTAAAAGGCGGCAAGAACCAGCACCTCCGAAGAGCCATGGTCGGTGCCTCCACACAGCTTTTCCAACAAATTGGCGGTTGCAATGCGTAAGTAACTCCTTTACAAGTAACATGTTTGCCTGACGGTGTTTCATGTAGTGTCATTTACTATTCTACCGTCTTGTTTGAGAACCAAATCGGCCTCGACAAAACACTCTCTCTCATTTTGGGCGGTGTTCTCTCAATCGTCTACGCTATATTTGCTCTcacctccttcttccttgtTGAGCGAGTCGGTCGTCGAAAGCTTTTCCTTATTGGTACTTTTGGACAAGCTGCTGCCATGTTCATCACTTTTGGCTGCCTTCTTCCTGGCGGTGCTCAGGCGGCCAAAGGTGGCGCTTTCGGCCTTTACCTGTTCATTGCGTTCTTTGGTGCTACTTGgctccctcttccttggCTTTACCCTGCCGAGCTCAACTCTATGGCCGTTAGGACCCAGGCAAACGCTATCTCTACCATGGTCAACTGGCTTTTCAATTTCACTGTCGTGCAGGTTTTGCCAACAATGACGGCCTCCATTGGCGCTTACactttcctcttcttcgcgTGTATCAACTGTGTATTTTTACCATTCATTTACTTGTTTTATCCAGGTATGTAATTTTCTTCTTGTAAGACCATTGCTAATTTTATTGCAGAGACCACTGGACGAACTTTGGAGGAGCTTGACGTTATCTTCGCCCATGCTCATCTTACGTATGTTGAGCATCATTGATCATATCGATTGCCAGCTAACCTGATAAACAGTCAACGTCGACCTACCCTCGTGGCTGCTGAGCTCCCCAAGCTCACTGATTTCCAAGTCCAAGAAATGACTGATCGGTATGACATCCACGGTGGCGCCGCCGACACTGAAAACCCGTCTTCCTATGGTGCCCCTATTAATGCCGGTGCTCCTGACACCGCCCTTCCTCCTAAACACCCCCAGGATGACCCTAACTACTATCCCGATGGCAGCCGCAGACCTTCAGGGGGTACCGCTGAGAGCGGTGAGCAAACTAGAGTGACTACTCCTTCCGGCGAGAAGACTAGTGCCACTCCACCGGCGTAAGGAATAATAGTGTATAGAGATGTAGAGAAGATACGGGACTGGGCTTCATATAATAGAGATCAAACTAGAAAGTAAGATCTATTACTGTAGCACTATCGATTTTAATCCGTCTGAAATGCATGTAATGGTGCCTGGCACAGAAGTTTGATTGGTATGTAAATATACATAAAGGAGATATACAGTAGCCCTCGTTTTCGATTGGAGAAGTCATCGATATTGGGAATCCAAAGATATTTCCATTAGCCACAAAGAAATGCAGATGGATGAAAGAGCTGGCGTTTACGAAGTCGAATACATTTAACAGATGATCTCGCCGCTTAagtcctcttctttcatcaTTATCTCATGGTGCGACGACCTACTCGAAGTCATGTTTCATCAGCCTCCTCATCTGATGAAAAATCCCAAGtcctcttttttccctttgAGACCCTGGCTTCTGTGGGAACAGCATTTTCTATATCTCGTTCTTTCGCTTCTAATGGCTGTAGCACAGACTCTTTACGGTCAGGAATTCCAGAGGACTGAACGGCGTACGGGGACGAGTGGCTGGCACTCTTACAACTTTGGCGAGTCTGTCGATGATGGGTTTGAGCATTGATAATCGAACTTGGATCAGCTGTGGAATCTGAACAATTTTTTGGAGAGACGGTAGCAGAGATGCCAAGGTTTGAGGAGGGTTTATTCTGATTGACCGCGTACATAGAATGTGGATTTAAGGATGTTATTTCCTGTATAGAGGTACTGCAGGGGAAGTTGGCAGGGCCTGCAATATATGACTCCGAACCGAAGCCGTCGGCAAGACCGTCACTTCTCAGAAGGGAATCATCCAGGCATTTTGACTGGATCGTGCCAGATTGTGTGGATAGCAGTTGTGTGGAGCTTGTCTCGCTGAGGAAAGCTTTGCTAAGATAATCAAGGCTAAGATGCTGACTTGTGGATGACAGAGGCTCATGCTGGTACAGCAGATTCTGCAAGTTGCTCGATTTGCATGTCCTCAACAAATGCTGAACCAACATTTTGAGATGCGTTTGGTTGGACAGAATGAGTCTAAGATCGTCAAAAACTCGTGTAATGCTGGCGCTGCTTGCCACCAAATGGGTGACATGCTTGTTTAGTTCCGCATATTCAGACGACTGGGATGGAGCTGATAGTTGATCAATCTTCACATGAAGCTCGTGCAGACTGTTTTGGATATAACGGTCGTTCGGGTTCATACTGGACCCAGTTAATCGTTCAAATTGGTCAAAAACCTTTTTGCAGTCATTGAGAACTTGTGAGCCGTGTCGTTGAGCTTCTAGAGAGTCGTCCAGTTTTTTGAGGACGTCCGACATACATTTGATTTGCTCCTGCAGTAGGCTATTTGAATGCTACTTGGTTTAGCTGCTATTCTATTCAGTTCATCAGGTAGGACTCACTTCAAAGTTCATACCAGTATCCCTTTTTGATGTCTGTGTCACCTTCTCCAACCCGCAGGTCATCGTGTCAAGTCGTGGGAAGAATGTGCCTGTTAAATTTTGTGCGATAGAACTCATAGCATTATCCAGACAGTGAGTAATGGATTGGTGGGAGTCCTGTATGACAGGCGTCACTTTTAAGCGCATCAGCTACCGTTCGTTGCAGATCCGAAGAATTTGATTCTTACAAATGTTCATGATCTCATCTGCAATTTCATCCCTCACAGGCAGAAGCCTTTGACCAAGCTGCAGATCGTGTAATTGGTCTCGGGTATGACGGCTATCACTCTTCAGCATGATAACATCTTGCTGAACAGAAGCCAACCGGTCGTTGAGGTCTAAGATTCGTTTAATTCGTTCAATCATGCTCACGCCAGTCGCTATGGAGCCAACACACCTTCAATGGCTTTCATTATTCTGTCTGATGCAGTCATGATTTTCCTGCCTTTGTTATGCACGAATATTTCTTGCGCCAACAAGGGTTGGAAAAGCTCAGACTGGCTCGAATTGCTAGAAGGCAATGTTGGTATGGATGGGCCTATATAGGGATGAGAGGGTTTGTTGtgaggaaaagaagacGGCGCTTCGTCTTTTGAGGATCTACCATGCCGGCCATTATGGGAGCTCTCGGGAAGAGTTTTGAGAAGTTCCCTCGACTGAAAGCTATCGGTTTTGCTTGGGggaatgaagaaggaaggaaggtgAGCTGCTAGTGGCGAGTCAGGGAGTCGGTTTGGGGGCGGCTGCATAATAGGAAGAGAGATTTCAGCTATCCTATAGCGAAACGTATCAAAGAGAGGGACAATTCGAGGGTTTTCCGAAGAAGTCAGGTACTGTCGACAAATGGATCaaggatgaaaagaaaCATAGGAACAACAAAGCATTCTACTTCTAAATATACTATTACCTACAGGTACTTGCAGGCCAGCGTCCGTGCGCAGAAAGGCCAATATCAATAAGGAAGTTGCTGCTGTGTCTGTCCTAATGATAGTTCACAAGTATCTAAGCTAAGCCCTCATTCTCGAGGGTAGAGTGTGACCAAAGTATCAACATACGTATAAGGATTGTCAAGATAGGCTCACTATGGGTGTTTCCACTTATGTCCTCTTCTAAAATGTTGCGTTGTAGTACGGATAGTGTTCACATCTCGTTTCAAGCACAAGATGTTCGGAAAGATGGCATAGACTACTCAGTTGCGTTACTTTGGACAACAGTATGCCTCTGACGGTTTGGATTAGATCAACAAACAATCTATAAGTAGCCATGTTGTCATCGCGAACGGAGATTCAGAAATGAGTGCTGGACATGTGAGACAGTGAGACATTGTTAGCGTTAAGTCCATGATTTTCAgctctcttccttccagCAGAAACTTGGCCCTTTTGATCGATGACGTGTGCAACATACTCATTTGACCAACAGTAGACCTTGATCACGGTGGTGAAGTTACTTTTGACTCTTTCTGATATCTGATGAGTGTAACCTTACGCTGCTACTCATAACAAGGGAGGCACCATTACGTTATAGATGGGAGCTCGATGACAAATCACACCTGCTTGCATACTTCACATATGCGATCCTCTGCTTCATTCTAAGCCATATCAGGCTTCCAAAATTTCCTTCAACTTTACCGCGAGAGGCCCAGCAGAAGCAGGGTTTTGACCTATAATGTATGTTTAATGAGGACAGGATGGAGGACAGGAAGTAGTGTTGGCCGGGTAAATGCGCATTGGTGACTTACCGGTCAAAATCCCCTGATCCCAAATAACTTTAACGCCCCAGTCTTGGTTCGCCTTCTCATACTTCCCACCAAGTTCCTTGATCTTGTCTTCCAAACTGAACGGGAGAATATTGACAAAATCATTGTAAGGTGTTTGGGCTTCTTCACTGTTAGAAAAGCCTGTGGCACATGCGCCGGCGAAAATAGACTTTTTAGTAGTCGGGTTGGTAGCAAGGATGAGAGCTCCAGGGCCATGGCACACTGCAGACACCGGCTGCCCATTTCTTAGCGGAATAACACCCATGAAAATGTTCAATGTCTTACTTTTTTCGCAACGTAGAAATCCTCTACAAGCTTGGCAAATTTTTCGCTCTTCGCCAAATCAATCAAAGGCCCATGCTACGAGATGCCTCATCATCAGCTCCTAAGTACTTACCAAACCACGCTTTTCTCTTCGGAATCATTCTCTCCCCTTTGGAATCAGCACTCACTCCGCCGATGACAAAAATAGCTTCATAATCCGCGGCCTTGACGTCTTCTACCTTTTTGGTATTTTTAACCAACTTTTGGGCGTCAGGGTCTTTCAAAAACTTCTGCGACTCTTCATCCTGGAAATTCTCGACAGAGTGTTGGTCAACAGGGACAGGGCCGCCCTTTGTAGAAATAGCCTCAATGCGGTAGTGGGGGGAAAGGACATAGTATGGATGGGCCGCCTCAGGGAGATACCAACCTGTGGGCTGCAAAACATCTTTAGTCATTGGCAGGTACTAATTTAAAAAGGATCCCAGGTACTGCACCGTTGAGAAGTTTGTCGGCAGAAGTGAAGACGAAAAGTATGGCTTTGTTAGACTGTGACATGGTTAAATTTTGCGCAACTGAGATTTTTGAAGTGCGATTAGTCACTCAATGAACGATAATGTAGATATATCACTACTGCTAGTgtagaagaagatgagaaagagaaCAGGAGGTTGCAGATTACCATAGTAGCCATTCATCATTTTGTCCATCATCGACGATCATCTGGTGCGCCGTCGTCTTGGGTAGCTTCCGGCTTAAAAATGACGTAGCTTGCGCGATCCATAATAGGCGCTGCTTTTCCGCTGACAACTCTAAGTCTGACTTCGTTAATAATTTAAATAATAAAAGGATAGAAAATAATATCGTGGTGGGAGACAGCATCTTAAATAATACTTAAGTTTGAATGGAGCCGCCGGCGTTAACATAAGCGGAGAGGATTATGATCTCCATTCTCGCGGGGCTTGCAGATTTCACGGCGAAAATACTGACAGAGAAGATTATTTTTGCTGCTGCTCGTTGATGATAAAAAACACACCAGCAGCAGACTTCTAAGGGTGCACTAAAAGTTCATATCACAATTATCCGTGTAGTGTCCGTGATTAATTTTGACTTTCTTCATTGAGACTAGCTACGATGAAATTGGACGCCACCGATCTAAGATATATTTCTGCGGACGAGTTTCGTGTTCTCACTGCTGTAAGTCGATTGACTTATTGTCTGACCCTGGATAGCAGAGGGGCTGATAGTGCCACAGGTTGAGATGGGCTCTAAAAATCATGAAGTAGTCCCCTCTCAGCTTGTCGCCGAATTGTCCCAGATCCGCGGGGGAAACGTCAAGAAGGCTCTAGGAGACCTCGCAAAACGTAACCTGGTAGCTAGAGTACAGAATGTCAAATGTATGTAAGCCATGCCTTTATATTGCTGCTCAGTGCTCACTCCAAGTTTGTCAAATTTGGAACAGATGATGGATTCAGGTTGACTTATGGTGGTTTGGACTATCTTGCCTTGAGAACCTTCTCTCGCAGAAAACCACCAAGTGTTCATTCAGTGGGGACCAGGATTGGTGTCGGCAAAGAAAGCGATATTTATGTCGTCGCAGATGAAAACGGTGAAAAGAGGGTATTGAAGATGCATAGGTCAGTCAGCGGATGGACACCCGGTATTTGAATGGACTCTCATGACGTTCTCAACAGGTTGGGAAGGATCAGTTTCAGAGCTATCAAGAGCAAACGAGACTATcttggaaagagaaagagtGCTTCTTGGATGTACATGAGCAGACTATCAGCTCAGAAAGAGTTCGCTTTTATGAAAGTAGGCAGAATATTCGGAAGGAGATTCGGTAGCCGTATGCTCACCAGAAACTCTGAAGGCACTTTATCAACATGGTTTTCCTGTACCAGTACCCATCGATCAGGCACGTCATTGCGTCGTCATGTCTCTAGTCGATGGCTACCCTTTGTGAGTTATTTGAAGATATTCTTTGGGCTCATACATGTTATCAGGCGGTCTGTCGAAGTCGTGGACGATCCCGCGGATTTGTACTCTAAACTGATGGAGCTTATTGTCCGTCTAGCTCATGCCGGCTTAATCCATGGAGACTTCAATGAGTTTAACATCATGCTTTTAAGAAAAACTGGAGAGCCCATCGTGATTGACTTTCCTCAAATGGTCAGTACCAGACATGAGAATGCGGAATAGTAAGCATCTTGTCTTGGTATGTCGAATGGGTGTCTCTAACGCCACTGATAGTTTTTTTAATCGCGACGTGAATTGTATTCGTCGTTTCTTCAGAAGGCGCTTTAGATATGAAGCTACTTCTTGGCCAACCTGGAAGGATGTTTTGGAAATCGAAACTGGAAATGCTGAGAGTGCTATACAAGAGAAGTCAAGCGACGATCTGACGGACCTTCCGGAGACCCAGAAGCGTGTGAGAATTGATTTGGAAGTGGAGGCCAGTGGCTTCGGACGTGCTTTGCAACGCGAGCTTGAGGACGTGAGTGTTCACTTAGAACGATATTTTGGCTCTTGTGCTCTGGTTGTGATAAATGATAACTTATTTTCATTAGTATATGATCGAAGTGCAAGATCTTCCCGCAAGTGAGGgtgacgaagaagaaagtgaagaagaagaggaggaggaagaagaagaagaggaggagggggagaaggaggcTTTACCGTCAAATTTTCAAGGCATTGATGCTGAAGTGCCATCTGACGAAGCCGCTATGGCGGCTCGTCTGGAAGCGCTCCGCCTTCATCGAGCTTTGGGCAACGATCTCAGCAACGAAGATGCCGACCCTGATTCAGAACACTCCCTCACTGACCCCGCATCTGACGATGACTCAGATGATTCAGATGATTCTACGGGTGTTGCTCAGACAGACTTCACAACATACACACCTTCAATGCGTAATCAACCTCGTCATCACGCCAGACTGCCGGTGAAGGAGTTCGAGAATCGGGGGGGGGTAAGGAGCGCTATTGCAAAACAAGTAGAGAGAGAGAGGTATCAGACGGAAAGGAAGGCCAATGCGGGGAAAACAAGTGTGAAGTTGGGTAAGCAGAAGGGGCATAAGTGGAAGAGCAGTGATAAATACATGGTCGGGAAGGATAGCGGATGGTAATCACATGTAACTTCTTTCTATGGAAACCATTGTTGTCTTGTGTGCTGTGGGCCCGGATTCTACATAATGCAGGCTTTAAGAAGAAGCTTCAAATCGCCTCGCGACAAAAACCTGGTGATCAATGCTCAGTCGTTATGAGCCGTCCAGGTGAAAAGATCATTACCGGAGATGAGTAAAGAGGAAAGGGTACTCGGTGATATGAAACTGGAAGGAGGTGGTCGCACTTGCCGCTCGAATGTCCTATGATTTATAGTCATGCTCGGAAAGATAGGCAGACCCAATAATGGCTAGTATTTAGGCCGGGCAAAATAGAACCAAGCGAGGCCGAGAGAAGAGATGCCGAAACAACTTTAGTTAtgtaataataataatcGGGAGATTAAGATTTTCCTATACTAATAATAACTAATAATATTATAGCACCTCTAAGGTTAAAAACGATTATGTAATTGGTTTTTCTCTGAGTGCGAGGCGTGTATCGAGTGTTGTCGAGCCTAAACATGGATAGTAATTAATGGTGGACGCAGATTATTATTAATTACTTATTGATGGCAGGTGGGCGGGACTGTGCGCCTCTATCGTTTTTTGATGCTTGCCCCTTACTTTCAAAGTAATTCGTTGTATTGCCAATCAGAATAGCAAAGAAGTGTCACAAGGGGCTTTCCAAATAATGCTTTCTAGATCCGTGCAGGCCGCAGGGTTCGACCTGTTTCTGCCGTCGAGGACAACTAGTTTAAGTTGCCAAAAATACGGTGCGCGAAGTTCGCCAAATCTTAAGGTGAGCCATCCGGTGCACCATGCCCGTCACGCAGCATGGACACTACTGATGGAATATTGACTTTGTCGGGAAATGCAGATCCTGAGGAAAACGTCGCAATTCGTTTCGCTACATTTCATTCCTCTTCGAGCCCTCCACAGTTCTACATCCCGCAATGGCATTTTTAGCTCTCGGTCTACTACCCCTAAACCGTCAGAAGCCCAAACCGATGTCGACCAACCCTTAACTCCTTTTCAAGCTCGAATTGCAGAACTAGAGATCAAGGCTCATGCAAATAAAGAGGATCCAGACGCCCAGCTTGCATTTTTACGCCAGCTTTCTGAAGGAGGAGAATTCGCAGGCTTGGTCGCGTACTACGAAGGAATGGCTCTTGCCGAGGATACATCTGGAAGTCGGGCTCTTCtgaaagatgatgaagcaTGGGGCATATTTATGGACGCGTTGGCGAGATCAGGCAGGTTGGGTGATATAGCGACTATGGTCAGGAAAAGAGATCGGCTGCTGGCTTCCATAGGTGTTCATGGCGggtcttcctcttctgcgCCTTTGGTATCCAGTCCTATACCACCCTCTGGATCAGCAAACAATCTGTCAACCTCAACCTCTTCTGCCACTTCACCAGGTTCTTCAATGGCGTCACCTTTGCTAAGCCAGGTGGTGTCGCCAACTCccttggcaaatgcttCAAATGCGTCTACTCAGTCTCATCCTGGTGCAGGTTCTCCGCTAAATCCGATATACGTGCAAATGGCTCCCCCTACTCCGCAGATGAACGCCTGGCGCGCTTTACGTTGGGTAGCTGGATTCCTATTGTGGGGATTTATTATTCTTACGGTCATGTCGATGGTCATAGAGAACACTGGGCTACTGAAGGCAGGTCCTGGCCCTGTCGAGTTTGAACCAGAGGAAGGCAAGATAGTCAAATTTAGCGATGTCCATGGGGTGGAAGAAGCTAAAGCGGTAATTCACCACTTCCCATGACTAGTGTACGCAATATGGCTAACATTCGCTGGGTCCTTAGGAACTGGAGGAAATTGTGGAGTTTCTCAAAAACCCGGAGAAGTTCTCGGCTCTTGGGGGCAAACTTCCAAAAGGAGTACTTCTGACTGGCCCTCCTGGTACCGGTAAGACTATGCTCGCTCGTGCTGTAGCAGGCGAAGCGGAAGTCCCGTTTTTGTTTGCTTCTGGTTCAAGTTTTGACGAAATGTTTGTTGGTGTCGGAGGTAAGTTTGGCCATAATAGTTCCAGGACCAACGGCGGCTGATTGGACTGATCGCAGCTAAACGTGTCAGGGAGTTGTTCGCTGCTGCCAGGAAGAAGGCTCCCGCGATCATTTTCATTGATGAGCTCGATGCTATTGGCTCCAAACGAAGTGCTAAGGATCAACATTATATGAAACAAACTTTGAATCAACTTCTTGTGGAACTTGACGGCTTTGAACAGGCGGAAGGtgtcatcatcattgcAGCCACCAACTTCCCCGAATCTCTCGACAAAGCGCTTACCCGTCCTGGACGTTTTGATAGACATGGTGAGTGTGGTACCTCCCTAATGAGCATTAGCTTACTTATATGTGACCAGTTGTGGTTGGTCTACCTGACGTCCGCGGGCGTATAGAAATTCTCAAGCATCACATGTCCGAGGTGCAATACGATGTGGATGTTGATCCTAGTGTCATTGCGCGAGGCTGTCCTGGTATGAGCGGTGCAGATTTACAGAACCTGGTCAATCAGGCCGCTGTCAAGGCGTCCAGAGATGGATCGAGCAGCGTTCAATTGAAGCATTTCGAATGGGCTAAAGGTGAAGAAAGCTCGGTGTTTGGCAAGTGTGGTGCTAATATTAACCACAGATCGTATCTTGATGGGGGCTGAAAGGAGATCTCATTATGTGACAGAGGAGTCCAAGCGATCAACTGCTTATCATGAAGGTGGTCACGCTCTTGTTGCTCTGCATACTCCCGGGGCCATGCCCCTACACAAAGTGTAAGTTGTCCTTGGGATCGTGACATAATGGTACGGTGCTAATACATAGTCAAGTACAATCATGCCCAGAGGCCAGGCTCTTGGCATTACTTTTCAGCTACCCGAACAAGACAAGGGTGAGGCTTCCGCGGTTGTAACAGGTGTCATCGCTTATGATCTTGCAGACTCGTACACCCGTCGCGAATTCAATGCTATGATTGACGTTGCTCTTGGTGGCCGCGCGGCTGAGGAGATGATATTTGGCCATGACAATGTAACGAGTGGATGCTCAAGCGACCTTCAACGTGCAACGGATGTTGCTACCAGGATGATTCGGGTGCGTCATTTCTTGATATTCCAGTGTTTGTCGCATTGACCCTATTTAGAATTACGGCTTCAGTGACAAAGTCGGATTAGTTGCCCATGGGGATGAAGAATCTGTCTATCTTTCAAGTAAGAAGAAAGACGAGATCGAAAGTGAAATTCGAAGGTATGTAACAATGGCTCCTATCATGGTCATTTTGATGGCTAAGTTGGATCCTAGTTTCCTAGATCAGAGTATGGCCAGAACAGAGAA
This DNA window, taken from Cryptococcus gattii WM276 chromosome C, complete sequence, encodes the following:
- a CDS encoding Monosaccharide transporter, putative (Similar to TIGR gene model, INSD accession AAW42137.1), which encodes MSSNEKSPVVGSGKIVTYGGLHGNALLYAIVGTATTGFSLFGYDQGLMSGIIASDQFNTEFPATHQRDANDVHAGTVQGSVTSCYEVGCFLGALFAYFFGERMGRRRVMLMGAVIMIIGTIISVCAFGPGDPRGNVGGFVQFIVGRVITGVGNGANTATIPSWVAESSKAHNRGFLICMEASTVAVGTVIAYWIDFGLSFVNSSVSWRFPIALQILFALILIGGVMVLPESPRWLLSHGYDHEGLRVIAALDSKAEDDPVAIADKNKVSDAIAAQQSAKSNRKRDILKGGKNQHLRRAMVGASTQLFQQIGGCNAVIYYSTVLFENQIGLDKTLSLILGGVLSIVYAIFALTSFFLVERVGRRKLFLIGTFGQAAAMFITFGCLLPGGAQAAKGGAFGLYLFIAFFGATWLPLPWLYPAELNSMAVRTQANAISTMVNWLFNFTVVQVLPTMTASIGAYTFLFFACINCVFLPFIYLFYPETTGRTLEELDVIFAHAHLTQRRPTLVAAELPKLTDFQVQEMTDRYDIHGGAADTENPSSYGAPINAGAPDTALPPKHPQDDPNYYPDGSRRPSGGTAESGEQTRVTTPSGEKTSATPPA
- a CDS encoding uncharacterized protein (Similar to TIGR gene model, INSD accession AAW42139.1) — protein: MSQSNKAILFVFTSADKLLNGAPTGWYLPEAAHPYYVLSPHYRIEAISTKGGPVPVDQHSVENFQDEESQKFLKDPDAQKLVKNTKKVEDVKAADYEAIFVIGGHGPLIDLAKSEKFAKLVEDFYVAKKPVSAVCHGPGALILATNPTTKKSIFAGACATGFSNSEEAQTPYNDFVNILPFSLEDKIKELGGKYEKANQDWGVKVIWDQGILTGQNPASAGPLAVKLKEILEA
- a CDS encoding Rio2p serine kinase, putative (Similar to TIGR gene model, INSD accession AAW42141.1; involved in the processing of the 20S pre-rRNA into mature 18S rRNA), translating into MKLDATDLRYISADEFRVLTAVEMGSKNHEVVPSQLVAELSQIRGGNVKKALGDLAKRNLVARVQNVKYDGFRLTYGGLDYLALRTFSRRKPPSVHSVGTRIGVGKESDIYVVADENGEKRVLKMHRLGRISFRAIKSKRDYLGKRKSASWMYMSRLSAQKEFAFMKALYQHGFPVPVPIDQARHCVVMSLVDGYPLRSVEVVDDPADLYSKLMELIVRLAHAGLIHGDFNEFNIMLLRKTGEPIVIDFPQMVSTRHENAEYFFNRDVNCIRRFFRRRFRYEATSWPTWKDVLEIETGNAESAIQEKSSDDLTDLPETQKRVRIDLEVEASGFGRALQRELEDYMIEVQDLPASEGDEEESEEEEEEEEEEEEEGEKEALPSNFQGIDAEVPSDEAAMAARLEALRLHRALGNDLSNEDADPDSEHSLTDPASDDDSDDSDDSTGVAQTDFTTYTPSMRNQPRHHARLPVKEFENRGGVRSAIAKQVERERYQTERKANAGKTSVKLGKQKGHKWKSSDKYMVGKDSGW